From Deltaproteobacteria bacterium, the proteins below share one genomic window:
- a CDS encoding ABC transporter ATP-binding protein, with protein sequence MSETPALQAEEVRKVFRRDGYDIEVLKGVSLSLARGETAGVVGISGAGKTTLLQILGTLDRATSGRVLYGGKDVTDLPADEMAAFRNRSVGFVFQSHNLLPEFSVLENVTLPCLIARMDPAEARRRAIALLGEVGLSERVAHRTGEISGGEQQRTAICRALVMEPSVLLADEPTGNLDRATASGVVDLLLSLNRSRGLSLLMVTHNDQVASRLHRVIRIDDGRIAL encoded by the coding sequence ATGAGTGAAACGCCCGCCCTGCAGGCCGAGGAGGTGCGGAAGGTGTTCCGCCGCGACGGGTACGACATCGAGGTGCTGAAGGGAGTCTCCCTCTCCCTCGCGCGGGGGGAGACGGCGGGGGTGGTCGGCATTTCCGGCGCCGGAAAGACGACGCTGCTCCAGATCCTCGGGACCCTCGACCGCGCGACCTCCGGGAGGGTGCTGTACGGAGGGAAAGACGTGACGGATCTGCCCGCGGACGAGATGGCCGCCTTCCGGAATCGCTCCGTCGGATTCGTCTTCCAGTCCCACAACCTCCTGCCGGAATTCAGCGTCCTCGAAAACGTGACGCTGCCGTGCCTGATCGCCCGGATGGACCCCGCGGAGGCGCGCCGGCGGGCCATCGCGCTGCTCGGGGAGGTCGGCCTCTCGGAGAGGGTCGCGCACCGGACCGGGGAGATCTCCGGCGGAGAGCAGCAGCGCACGGCGATCTGCCGGGCCCTCGTGATGGAGCCGTCGGTCCTGCTGGCCGACGAGCCGACCGGAAACCTCGATCGGGCGACGGCGTCCGGCGTGGTCGACCTTCTCCTCTCGCTCAACCGGTCCCGGGGTCTCTCCCTGCTCATGGTGACGCACAACGACCAGGTCGCGTCCCGCCTTCATCGCGTGATCCGGATCGACGACGGGAGGATTGCCTTATGA